TGCTCCAGGATTGAAACCATATGAGATGTGAGCTAACTGATACATATTGGGATCGTTAAAGCCTTCAAGCCAACTGGAGAACTCCCTTGCTTCCCTCCCTCCTTCAATGTTAACTATTTTTCCCCTTTCAACCTCAAGTTTTATCGGTTCCCTTAAGAGCCCTATCGGGGGATAAACTGAACCGTCAAATACTATAACACCATTGATGCTCTCTAACTTAGGAGTCCAGCTTATCTGTCCTGGGAGCATTTCATAGGTTCCTTTAGGAACGTAACCGGAATGAACTATCAATGGTCTCTCTGGATGATTTTCAAATTCAACATCAGTCCCTGCTGGTGTTGTAATCCTTACGTGTTTTCCCCTTTGAGTTATCTCAGCGATCATCTCTAAAAACTTGGAGAGCTTTTTCATGTCAACCTTACCTATCGTTCTTACCATCATATCGGGATTCATTCCCACTAAGCAAATGTACCGAATATTTTTGTTTTCCTTGATAACGGTATCAAAGACCGTAGAATAAAGCAACCATTGATAATTGAACTCTATCCAAACATCAACATTTTTTAATGCTCCTATTAGTGCTCTTTGAGGTAACATAGGGTCTGCGGCTTTTCCAACTCCTTCAGGGGTTGCTATCCACATGACGAGGGGTTTTGCTCCTACCTCAAACACAGCCCTCGCTGTGGCATTAACGACTTCCTCGCTAGAAAGAGTATCAGCCGTTATGGCGACAACCTCATTAGACTGAACGTTTAGGATTTCACTCACCAACCTCTTGGCCGCATAACCGAGTTCAAACTCATAGCTCCTCATAATTCTTCACCTCCAAAAAAAGAGTAAGAGGAAGGGATCACTTCTTACCCAACTTGAGGGTTGAAGTGAAGAAGCTAACCAACGTTGAACCTGCTATCAAACCTGCACCGAGGACATAGAGAATATTCTGACCTTCCTCCTTATACTTCTGCACTACGGCCCACCTTATAGCAAGGGCTACCAGTACAGTGATTCCCGCTATCGGGTAGTTTATGAGCAACCCTGTAGCGAACAATATTCCAAGTTGCCTGTCAGGGCCTCCTATAGCCTGCACTATAGCTCCTGGGATCGCCCATAATAGGAGGTACTTAGCTATTTCAGGATTTGCCCCAGCTTTTATCGTCGCGACGTAGACTCTATCTACAGGTGGCACTAGATCTTGAGCAAGGTAAGTCTTGGCGAAAAGAGCTACCATGGTTGTTGCAACTATTAAACCTGTAATCTCAGCAAAGTACTGCTGTCTCCTCCCCTCCATTTCAAATTTTATATCTTTTCCTTCTCCCCTAATTATCCACCCAGTCTTAAGGTCGTAACCCATATCAGCAAATGCCGGCCCTGTGGCCGCTGTGAATCCCACTAAAAGACCCAGGGCTGGAGCTGGAAATCTCATTAGGATCCCAAGGATGAGGAATATTAAGGCCGTTGCAAATGCCGGGAACCACCCAGCGTGCATTGCGGAGAGTCCAACGATTAGTTCAGAAACCAAGGCTGCTATCGCAGCGAAGAGGAACCACCAAATAAACATGCCAATGGACATTCCGGAATAAAGGCCACCTAACAATGCTAAAATCAATGCCACGACAGTATAAAATGTAAATCCCTTTGTTAACGCTGACTTTATATCTTCTTCGCTTCTCGTAAATTCATAAGTAGCTTCCTCCTCTTTTAACGCTCTCCTCTTCTTTGATATTATTAGGATTATCTGAATCAAAGCCACCAAACCCGCTCCAATCATTATTCCATGGGGAACATAGTACTTGTTGACATCCGTTCCGAAGAGTTGCTTGGAGTACCCTCTAACTATCAAACCAATACCGAACATTGCTAGGGCCCACATATTTCCGATCCATGCAACACCTGCTATATCTGCTGGTATTCCTAAATATCTAACTATACCTCCAGCTATCATTCCATAAAGTAAGAGAAGTGCTCTTTTTCCTTTTTTAGCGGCAGCTATTAAGGTTTCTGCGGTAGCAATTCCTGGAGGCCAGGGATTCTTTGCTGGGAATATTCTTGTATCGAAAAGCCAGTATATCATTGTCATATCGATTATCGCTGCTAAAGTAGCACCGATCCACATGGGAATTAAAAGATCTTGTCTACCTAAGAGCCAGGTAACACCAACAGGAAGAAAGATTGCATTTGCCGCACCAAATGTAGCTCCTGAAATAGCCGTCTGAACTAAATTCTGCCTATTGAGATCTAGGAATGACTTTAATGCTTTCGCAGGTAATCTGGCAAGTAAGATAGCAATTAATGCACCTATTATCGAGGTGTTCGTTGTAATTCCCAACCTTGTAATTAGCTCCAGACCGATAATGGAACCTAATATTGCCATTATCACGTTCAAAACAAATACACCAGGCTCAAAAGCTGAAGGATGTTTTCTTACTTTTTCCATCTAACCCACCTCAAATGACGAGATTCCCATCTTTAAACAGATATTTTCCATCAATAAGAACAGTTGGCTCCTTAATTATCCCATCTAAGTGTACGGGAGCCTTAACTTTTCCTCCAAAATCGTAGTTACTTCCCAGGGCTATATGAACCGTTCCAAAGACCTTTTCATCTTCTAGTATGTTACCACTTATCCTAGCCTTTGGATTCGTCCCCACTCCAAATTCGGCAATGTTCCTAGCTTCTTTCCCATATCTAGACAATATTTCTCTTAGCTTTTCCGCTTCTTCACCTCCTCTAATATCTTCAGCGAATCCATCCTTGACTATGATCTCGATAGGTTCTTTAAGAACTCCAATACCGGCCATCGAGCCATCTATAACAACCCTTCCATTTGCCGTCCCTTCTAGGGGAGCTATGTAAGCTTCGGCCCCAGGAAGATTTCCGCATTCTCCTGGATTCCTGTATATTCCAGTACTCCTCCTAGCTTTTCTTCCCTCGATTGAGAACTTTAAATCGGTTCCTAAAGGCGTTAAAATATGCACCTCCTTTCCTTTGTCAAGAACGTCAGCTATTTTATTGGTAAGCTCTAGCATTCCCTCGTAGTCAGCACTCATTGTCCGCACGAAGATTTCTCTGGTGATTCCAGGAAGGGTCGCAACCCTAGCTCCTCTCTCGCAGGCTTCCTTCTTTGCTAGCGTATGAGTTATAGATTTCGAAGTTGGGGCTATAACAACATCAGCTACTTTCATAGCCTCAGCTACAGGCTTTGGAGGCTCTTCCCCATGCATCTTTCTTGGCAGTATCTCAACGTATATCGCCTCAGCTCCAAGCTCCTTAGCCTTCATCCATAGATGATATCCTATCTCTCGTTCGGGCTCATCGGCTATTACTAAAACCGTTTCTCCAGGTTTCACGCCCATACACTGTTTTAAGGCAGTTTCACACGCTTTATATAGTTCTTTATCTATCCCCATAATTCATTCCCCCAATTCCCCAATTACCCTAGCCATCAAAGTTCTAGGAAGAAGAACGGGTTTTCCTGTAACCTCTTTAACTATCTCTTTTGACCTAGTTGAATAACCTATGCAGTCAAGAACTATAAGCTCAGAACTCGCTAGATCTTGAGCTTGTTTCCTTAGCTCTTCTTCGGTTCCAACGTATGGAGAAACGCTCCTCACTTGGACTTCCTTTACAACCTTCTTCCACTTTCTCTTGGCCATTTCTTTCTGTTTTGGATCCGGTACTAGAACTCCTAGCTTAGACACGTTCAGGGCTTCAACGGTTTTTAAAAGAAGGATTGAAGGTTCAATGAGTAGTTTCTTTGCCTTTAGTTCTGGGAATTCTCCCGTGCATAGAAGTCCTATTGCATCAACTTCCTTCTCGAGTTTATCAATGCACTCCTGGAGCTTCTTCACTATTTTATCCCTACTTAACTTAACTTGACTTCCATCCCTAAGCCTGCTGACTAGAACTTCCTCATCCTCTTTTGGAGCTAGTTCCTCAATTTCATCTCTGGTTAATTCATCCAAAGCTCCGCACTCAACAATTCCAACCCTCTCCATATAAGGTTTCATCTCCGGAACGACATCCATCCTTGGGGATTGACCTATCGTTATAAGGCCAACTTTCATTTTCTCTGCCTCCCAAGCGTTTGAAGGTGGTTCATTGGGCCATAAAGCTCAATTAAGCGTTTAAACTCCTCTTCATCGTAGAACTTCACTTTTCCTCTACCAAATCCCTTTGCTACCTCAATGCAGAACCTCGCGGCCTCTTCAATATCCACGATATGGCTTGCCCCAGTTGCACATCCAGGAACAGGGACCTCGGCCGTTATGGCAACTCCTACAACTGGTGCATTTGTAGTTGTAGCAGGTTGCATGATGCTGTTGAGGTGATAAATGCCATTTCCATACGGGGTTATGTCCTGCATCGTTATCGGAACAACTGCAGGCATCCTGCCAGTTACGTACTGCATTATGTCGAGAAGATCCTCGCTAACTCTGAGGATCCATCCTTCCTTCACCGTGGGAGTTATAGCGAAGCCTCTGATGTTTATTATCCTGTTCCCCTTGGTAGTATCTACTGAGAGGATAGCATCCATGCTGGGATCAACTTCATACCTATTCATAGTGGCCATGTCTACTGGAGAACCCATGAAGGGCACGGGATCATGGGGCTGGGTTGGAGCATTTGGACAGATGTGGGTTGCTATTATCACATCTCCATCCAAGATATCTCCATTTCTCCTCATGTCTGCAAGCTTTAAGGCCACAGCTATTGCCGTTATCGCTCCATCTGCATCTGATACTAGCCCAATCATTTCTGGCCTTGCCCCAATACCTCCAAGCCTTCCTATTATTCCTAAAGTTGGAGCATCTCCTCCTGAGAGCTTACCGTTCTTTCCTGGGATAATTATCTTTATGAAGTCCGTAGAGCCCTTTTCTCCAGTTATAGTTTTTACTTCAACATTTTCAATTCCCCTATCCCTGAGGAATTTAGCTACCTTTTCTCCAGTAACGTAAGCACTGTCTAGGAGTTCATAAGCTTCAATAACCTGTTTTAACATTTTTACCACCTCATAAAATCTTCTTTCCAACTACCTCCTCAACCTGTTTCAAAACTTCAGGATCTTTAACCCCTGAACCGAGAAGTAAAAGATCTTTGGGAACCGTCGCTATTACTACCTTATCACCCTCTTTTACTTCCGCGGAAGTCATTGGTAAGCCCGTATTCTGATTGATTAGAACTATAAGGTCAGGAAACGTTGCATATCTCTTTCCACTTGAATCTTCCAGCGTCATGAACTCATTCCAAAACGTGATTTCATAAGTTTCCTTTCCCTTAATTATTACCCTTCCTATGTCAAATCCTCCCTTGGTTTCAAGCTTGACCTTTTCTATAACTCCATTATCAACGACTCTTCCTCCCCCAATTACCTTAAATATCTTCTCTAGCATAGCATCAACTTCGTTCTTGTGATCTAAGATTACCTTTCCAATCTCGATTGCTTGGGAGATAGCACCGACTGCTGCATTCTCCTTTACATAATCTGGAGTTACGGGGTTTCTAGTAACGGCCACTAATCCTCCAGCTTGAACTGCAGCTTCTCTCACAAGCTTAGCCGCTCTTTCCAGGGATCCCTTGACTATCACTTCAACATACCTTTCCCTGCTACCACCAACGGCTGTCTGGATCGAGACATACTTGGGGAGCTTGTGAAGCCCTAGAGCTCCCATGACTCCGGTAGGGTGGGCCCTTCCATCAGCAGGTGCATCTACAACGGGAATTCCAAGGATTGCAGATTGAATCCAACCATTTACCGTTGAGTAGCCTCCATTTTCTGAAGATATGATGCCACTTAGGGGGACTTTTGCAACATCCATGAAGAGTTCCATAGACTTTATTGCATGGGATGGGAGGAGGTACTTTTCTTTAGCCGCTGGAGCTCCAACCATGGAAACAGTTGCTATGAACCCTTCCCTAATTTTATCCACACCCACTATCTCAACTTCACCGATCTCTACCGCAAGCTTTGCATGCTTCAGTCCAAGCTTTATATCACCTCCTCCTCCACCACCTAGGAATGCTCCTCCAAGGACCGCAGCTTCAGCGATCTTTTCATCTACCCTCAAATCTTTTCACCTCTCTTCTCTTGAGCGCATGAAGGGCAACGGCCCCAGAAGCGATAACTGGATCGATAACAGGAATTCCAACTTCCTCTTCAAGAACTGGAGCAATTCCTATTGTAGACATCCCGGTACAACCTAGAGCTATAACCTCTACTCCCTTTTCTTTAAGCCTTTTTGCAGCGTTTATAACTTCTCTTCTCCCCCAATCCGTTAACAAATCTAGGGTATTTGAAACTCCACTCGGATGATCTTCGGCTATTAAATTATTCCCTAGAATACTCCTGATAACTTTAGGAGTCTCCTCTGTTAAGTTTAAGACTCCTACTCTTCTTCCGTAAGCTAGTGCTAACGCTGAAACAGAAGATCCAGCGCCAATTACGGGAATCGAGAGTAATTTTCTAACTTTTTCAACGGCTGGATCTGCAGCACAACTTATTATAATAGCATCGACACCCTCCCTTTCAAACTCCTTAGCGAGCCTTATTATTTTGGGCTCGGCCTCTCTCTCGGTTTCTTCATTGTATATCCCCTTAGGTTGATCTTCAATGCACCTGCTAACAACCTTTAACTCGGGAAATGCACTTTCAATTATTCTACCATGTAAGTTAAGGATCTCTTTATCCTCCAATGTTATTACTCTTATTAGTCCAATAGTGTATTTATCCATACGATACACCTAAAAATTTGGGAGTAAAGTCCAGTATATATCCATTATTGAACTGTATCGATAGCTTAATAAGTGCGAATTAGACTAATAATTTAAAAGTATAATTGCTCAATGAACTAAAAATTAAGTGGGTAATCTCACGATCATGACAAATTTAGGTGTTGAAAATGAAGAAAAGGAAACTATCAAAAAAGGATTGGGAAATTATAAAACTACTCAAAAAAGACGCAAGAATGAGCGATGCAGAGATAGGGAGAAGAATAGGTCTTTCCAAATCTGCCGTTAGATGGAGGAGGATAAATCTGCAAAAAAGAGGATATCTTCTAATTTCAGCATACTTAAGGTTCGATAAGCTTGGTTATACCTATGCGTTCGTTCTCGTGAAGATAAAGCCCGACACTCCTAGGAATGAAATTTTAAAGTTTAAGAAAGCGCTCATGGAAAACGAGCACACCTTCGAGATTTATGAAGTTCTTGGGGATTATAACGTTCTTATAGGTGTATTTGGTGAAGATGTATCTGAACTAAAAAGGAACATTCAAGAGCTGATAATAGGGCAAAAGTGCGTTCAAGAGTATAAAGTCCTCCTGGGCGCAAAGAGCCTAAAAGGGCTTGAGGTACCATTTTGGGATGCACTTGAGGATTAGTTAATTAAAGCCTGAAACTTACTCCTTATCCATGAAGTTCGAAGCCTTCAAGATCGTTCCGGTCGGTTATATAAGAAAGGAGAAAAATGTTTTCATCGAGATCCTTCCAGAGTTCAGAGAGGGTATGGAGGGACTAAGAGAGGGAGACTGGATAAAGCTCATATTATGGTTCCACAAAAGTGACACTCCAGAGCTTAGGAGAATCCTTAAGGTTCATCCCCATGGGAATCCAGAGAACCCCTTAACTGGAGTCTTTGCTACCAGATCTCCCTTTAGGCCAAATCCTTATACTGTGAAGGTG
This Pyrococcus horikoshii OT3 DNA region includes the following protein-coding sequences:
- a CDS encoding DUF917 domain-containing protein encodes the protein MRVDEKIAEAAVLGGAFLGGGGGGDIKLGLKHAKLAVEIGEVEIVGVDKIREGFIATVSMVGAPAAKEKYLLPSHAIKSMELFMDVAKVPLSGIISSENGGYSTVNGWIQSAILGIPVVDAPADGRAHPTGVMGALGLHKLPKYVSIQTAVGGSRERYVEVIVKGSLERAAKLVREAAVQAGGLVAVTRNPVTPDYVKENAAVGAISQAIEIGKVILDHKNEVDAMLEKIFKVIGGGRVVDNGVIEKVKLETKGGFDIGRVIIKGKETYEITFWNEFMTLEDSSGKRYATFPDLIVLINQNTGLPMTSAEVKEGDKVVIATVPKDLLLLGSGVKDPEVLKQVEEVVGKKIL
- the tsaA gene encoding tRNA (N6-threonylcarbamoyladenosine(37)-N6)-methyltransferase TrmO, with the translated sequence MKFEAFKIVPVGYIRKEKNVFIEILPEFREGMEGLREGDWIKLILWFHKSDTPELRRILKVHPHGNPENPLTGVFATRSPFRPNPYTVKVHKIEGNRIYIDWIDAEDGTPVSDIKIFPERYDCPKENYQSTSRLKS
- a CDS encoding Lrp/AsnC family transcriptional regulator, yielding MKKRKLSKKDWEIIKLLKKDARMSDAEIGRRIGLSKSAVRWRRINLQKRGYLLISAYLRFDKLGYTYAFVLVKIKPDTPRNEILKFKKALMENEHTFEIYEVLGDYNVLIGVFGEDVSELKRNIQELIIGQKCVQEYKVLLGAKSLKGLEVPFWDALED
- a CDS encoding AroM family protein is translated as MKVGLITIGQSPRMDVVPEMKPYMERVGIVECGALDELTRDEIEELAPKEDEEVLVSRLRDGSQVKLSRDKIVKKLQECIDKLEKEVDAIGLLCTGEFPELKAKKLLIEPSILLLKTVEALNVSKLGVLVPDPKQKEMAKRKWKKVVKEVQVRSVSPYVGTEEELRKQAQDLASSELIVLDCIGYSTRSKEIVKEVTGKPVLLPRTLMARVIGELGE
- a CDS encoding aminopeptidase, with product MRSYEFELGYAAKRLVSEILNVQSNEVVAITADTLSSEEVVNATARAVFEVGAKPLVMWIATPEGVGKAADPMLPQRALIGALKNVDVWIEFNYQWLLYSTVFDTVIKENKNIRYICLVGMNPDMMVRTIGKVDMKKLSKFLEMIAEITQRGKHVRITTPAGTDVEFENHPERPLIVHSGYVPKGTYEMLPGQISWTPKLESINGVIVFDGSVYPPIGLLREPIKLEVERGKIVNIEGGREAREFSSWLEGFNDPNMYQLAHISYGFNPGAKLTGNIVEDERVWGATEWGIGNIGPRLVPDIPGGIPAASHTDGICLNSSVWIDGVQIMDEGNIVYPPELAKLAKELKKG
- a CDS encoding OPT/YSL family transporter, whose product is MEKVRKHPSAFEPGVFVLNVIMAILGSIIGLELITRLGITTNTSIIGALIAILLARLPAKALKSFLDLNRQNLVQTAISGATFGAANAIFLPVGVTWLLGRQDLLIPMWIGATLAAIIDMTMIYWLFDTRIFPAKNPWPPGIATAETLIAAAKKGKRALLLLYGMIAGGIVRYLGIPADIAGVAWIGNMWALAMFGIGLIVRGYSKQLFGTDVNKYYVPHGIMIGAGLVALIQIILIISKKRRALKEEEATYEFTRSEEDIKSALTKGFTFYTVVALILALLGGLYSGMSIGMFIWWFLFAAIAALVSELIVGLSAMHAGWFPAFATALIFLILGILMRFPAPALGLLVGFTAATGPAFADMGYDLKTGWIIRGEGKDIKFEMEGRRQQYFAEITGLIVATTMVALFAKTYLAQDLVPPVDRVYVATIKAGANPEIAKYLLLWAIPGAIVQAIGGPDRQLGILFATGLLINYPIAGITVLVALAIRWAVVQKYKEEGQNILYVLGAGLIAGSTLVSFFTSTLKLGKK
- a CDS encoding aspartate/glutamate racemase family protein, whose translation is MDKYTIGLIRVITLEDKEILNLHGRIIESAFPELKVVSRCIEDQPKGIYNEETEREAEPKIIRLAKEFEREGVDAIIISCAADPAVEKVRKLLSIPVIGAGSSVSALALAYGRRVGVLNLTEETPKVIRSILGNNLIAEDHPSGVSNTLDLLTDWGRREVINAAKRLKEKGVEVIALGCTGMSTIGIAPVLEEEVGIPVIDPVIASGAVALHALKRREVKRFEGR
- a CDS encoding DUF1177 domain-containing protein codes for the protein MLKQVIEAYELLDSAYVTGEKVAKFLRDRGIENVEVKTITGEKGSTDFIKIIIPGKNGKLSGGDAPTLGIIGRLGGIGARPEMIGLVSDADGAITAIAVALKLADMRRNGDILDGDVIIATHICPNAPTQPHDPVPFMGSPVDMATMNRYEVDPSMDAILSVDTTKGNRIINIRGFAITPTVKEGWILRVSEDLLDIMQYVTGRMPAVVPITMQDITPYGNGIYHLNSIMQPATTTNAPVVGVAITAEVPVPGCATGASHIVDIEEAARFCIEVAKGFGRGKVKFYDEEEFKRLIELYGPMNHLQTLGRQRK
- a CDS encoding aminopeptidase; this translates as MGIDKELYKACETALKQCMGVKPGETVLVIADEPEREIGYHLWMKAKELGAEAIYVEILPRKMHGEEPPKPVAEAMKVADVVIAPTSKSITHTLAKKEACERGARVATLPGITREIFVRTMSADYEGMLELTNKIADVLDKGKEVHILTPLGTDLKFSIEGRKARRSTGIYRNPGECGNLPGAEAYIAPLEGTANGRVVIDGSMAGIGVLKEPIEIIVKDGFAEDIRGGEEAEKLREILSRYGKEARNIAEFGVGTNPKARISGNILEDEKVFGTVHIALGSNYDFGGKVKAPVHLDGIIKEPTVLIDGKYLFKDGNLVI